One Burkholderia sp. WP9 genomic window, GTCACCCACGATCTCGACGAAGCGCTTTATCTCTCCGACCGCGTGCTGTTGTTGTCGCCGCCTGGTGATGGGTGCCCGAGCCGCATCACGCGTGAGATCCACATCGCTGCACCGCGCCCTCGAAACTTGCGCGATCCTGCGCTGGACGCGCTGCGCGATGATTTGCTCGAAGGAATCGCGCACAGCGGGCTGACAGTCGACGATTAAAGCCCGATCAAATTGACGATTCGTCGCGCCGATACATTTAGATCGTTGTGAGCTGCGCCTCGCCAGCCATTGACTCACGCTCGGCGCGTCCTAGCGTTCACGCCGCTCGCGCAATCTGCGCCCGCGCACTCAATCGATGCGACCAGTTGGCGAGCGTGCGCGTCGCCACCGGCGGCTTGCTCAGGATCGCGCTGTCGTACCGCTTGCCGTCGAAGCGCACGAAATCGACGATACGAAACCCCTGGCCACGATAAAATGCGATCAGATGCGCGGCCGGTTGCGGCGTATCGAGCGCAAGCTCGGCATAACCTCGCGTCGCGGCCCAATGGTCGGCGAATGCGATCAGCAAGGTGCCGATCCCTCGCGCCTGCCACACCGGCTCGACGGCGAACTGCCGCAAGCTGGCGATATCGTCGCGACGGTAAAGCTCGCAGGCCGACTCACGGTCCAGGGCATAGAGCGTCATCGTACCGACGATGCGTCCGTCGCATACCGCCACATAGCAATCGCCGCGCGTTGCGCGCAGGCGTGTCGTCTCGACGGTCTGATCGACACAAGTGCAATTGAGGCCCATCGCGCCGAGCGGCGTGAAAGCGCGATGCAACATTGCCGTCAGCGCAACGAACGAATCGCGCGCCGGATCGAAGCGGCGCAATTCGACACGGCCCACGCCGTGACACACGTAATCGATACGAACGGATTGTTGCGTCGTTGCACGTCGCTTCACGTTGAGCACCTCGCGGTATCAGGATGCCCGAAGTGTAGATTTCGAGTGGGTGCGTCTCAAGAAAAAATGTCGTAAAAACTCACATGGGAGCGCTGAATGGCGCACTAGCCCGCAGCCGACGCAAGCTGTGGCTCGCCTTCGCGCAAGCCGAGATGCAATTCCTCGCAGAGGAATGTTTGCAAAGTCTGCACGGCCGCCGCCTGCGCGCCGGAAACCTCCCGCATGAAGAGCCCGAAGTCCGCCGTGGGCGCATCGGGCAAACCCTCGGCATGGCCGAGCACGCGCATCGACTCCGAGCGGATGTTGCCGTCGAGCAGCACCGATACGCCAAGCCCGGCTTCGACGGCGGATTGCACGGCCGGCAAGCTGGTGCTCGTGCACACGATGCGCCACGCGATCCCCGCGCGCCGTAGCGCCGTCAGCACCTGCTGCTGCCACAGACACGCGTCGCCGAATGCCACCACCGGCAACGGCGCCCGCGCGTCGCGGCCAAAGCCGCGCGCGCCGACCCAGAAGAGGGGCTGCGTCCACGTAAGAAGCGGCGCGGCGTCGACCAGCGCGGGATCGCCGACCACCACGTCGAGGCTGCCGTCCGCGAGCCGGTTCGACAATGCCGCACTGCTGTCGACCACGATTTCCAGCGCCACTTGCGGGTATGCGATCGAAAAACGCCGCAATGCCCGCGGCAAACGGCCGACCGCGATGTCCTCCAGCATACCGAGTCGCACGGTGCCGGACACTTGCCCGGCGCCCAACGCGCGGCGTGCGTCGGCACCCGCGCCGAGGATCGTGTGAGCATAGGGCAGCAACAGATGCCCGGCTTCGGTGAGCTGCACGCCGCGCGGCGAGCGGTCGAGCAAACGCTGCCCCAGTTCTTCTTCGAGCCGGCGCAACTGCATGCTCACCGCCGCCTGGGTACGCGCGAGCCGCGCCGCCGCCACACCCACCGCGCCCGTCTCCGCCACGGTGACAAAGGTGCGCAGCAGGCTGCTGTCGAGATCTCGGGTCATAAAAGTTCTTGAAGTCGGCATAAGAAATATCAACTTATCTTAATACCGCACGCACCGATAAGATAGGGTCAACAGATTCCATCGAGCGGCACACCGACGACCATGCAGGACACGACTATTCAATCCCCGCTGAATTCCTCGCAGAACAACGTGAAGCCGGCCCGCGCCGCCGCCGGGGCGGCGTTGCTGTGCGTGCTGTCGATGTCGAGCGTGCAATTCGGCGCCGCCCTCTCCGCACCGACGATGGCCGCGTACGGTTCGCTCAGCACCACGTGGCTGCGCCTGTGCTGGGCGGCGCTGGTGCTCGCGCTGCTGGTGCGCCCGCGCTTCAGAAGCTACTCGCGTTCGCACTGGATGGCCGCCGGCGCGCTCGGCGCGGCGATGGCCGGCATGACGTTGTGCTTCTTCACGGCGCTCCAGCGCATTCCGCTAGGGCTTGCCGTCGCGATCGACTTTCTCGGGCCGCTCGCAGTGGCGACCTTCGCGGTGCGCCGCGCGCGAGCATTGCTTTGGCCCGCGCTGGCGATTGCCGGTGTGATACTGCTTTCGCGCGATCGCGCCGGCTGGATCGGCGAACCGCTCGGCGTGCTGCTCGCGTGCGCCGCGGCGCTCGGCTGGGGCAGCTATATCGTGTTGATGAAAAAGACCGGCACCCTATTCGCGGGACTCGAAGGACTATCGGTGTCGTTGATCGCCGCCGCACTCGTGGCCACGCCTTTCGGACTTGCGCAAAGCGGGCTGCACGTCGCGGGCGCCCAGGTCGCGGCGACGGCGGGCCTCGCGATACTGGTCCCGCTGCTGCCGTACGCGCTCGAAATGGTGGCATTGCGGCACATGCCGGCCGGTTCATTCGGGATCCTGATGAGTGTCGAACCGGCAATCGGCGCGTTAGCGGGCTTCGTCGTGCTGAATCAGGCGATGGGGGTATTGCAGATCGCGGGTTCGCTGCTGGTGGTCACTGCAAGTGTCGGCGCCGTGGTCGCAAGCCGCTGATCGGAAGCGCAGGACAGCGGCACGCGCGGCTGCACTCCGCGCTCCGCTCAGGCGATGTTTTCCGCTTCGTAGAGACGCCGGCCCGCGGCATCCTTCGCGCCGAGGATCGGCTCGAAATCGATTGGCCACTCAATGCCAATGTCGGGATCGCGCCACAGGATGCAGCGCTCCAGTTCGGGAAACCAGTATTCCGTGGTCTTCCACAAACACTCGGCGACGTCGGACAGCACCACGAAACCGTGCGCAAAGCCCGGCGGCACCCAGATCTGGCGGTGGTTGGCCGCGCTCAGATGCGCCCCACACCACTTGCCGAAATTCGGCGAATTGAGCCGTACGTCCACGGCGACGCCGAACACTTCGCCCACGACGACCCGCATGAGCCGCCCTTGAGGACGCTGCACCTGATAGTGCAGCCCGCGCAATACGCCATGCACCGCGCTCGAATGCCGGTCCTGCACAAACTGGAAAGCTTGCGAGACGTCACAGTTAAACTCGTCCTCGCTAAAGCTCTCGAAGCAGAAGCCGAATTCGTCGCAAAACACCTCGGGCTCGATGAGCTTGACCTCCGGCAATGCCGTCGCGATCACCTTGTTGCCCATTGCCGCTGTACTCGTAAGAAGCTAGACCGGCGAAAACGCGGCCGTGATGGCGGCCGCGTCCAATTCGCATAAGGCGCGCGGCTAATGGCGCAGCCGCATTCACCAACACTACGCCTGCGTCACGACGCGGCTGCGGGCGCGATATTCCGTTGGAGATAACGCCATGCGCTTGCGGAAGATTTTCGCCAGACGATCGCCATTACCCGTACCACTGCGGCGCGCGATCTTGTCGACCGGTAATTCGGTCTCGGTCAGGAAGTTGCAGGCAATGCGCAGGCGTATCTGCAAGAGATAGTCCGACGGGGTGACCTGCATTTCGTGCTTGAAACGCCGCAGGAAATTGCGCTCGCTCATCGCCGCCACCTGCGCGGCGTCCGCCACCGAAACCGGACGGTCGCAATTCGCCTCCATCCACCGCGCCGCGGCACGGATTTTTTCGGCCACGCTGAGCGTGCCGCCTTCAGCCGGCAACGGCACCCAGGTGGCGGCCATGCCGGGCATCACACGGTCGGCGACGCTGCGGGCGAGCTCGGCGCCAAGATCACGCTTGATGAACATGAGCGCGCTGCGCGCACAGTCATGCCGATCATTCGATGCGCTCAGTGCGGAGTCGTTGGTCACGCTGTTCAGATAGCGGTTCACCTGCGGTCCGTCGTGATCCGACGGGCAGGCCGCTTCCAGAACGAGCCGACCTTCACCGATCGTTTCGATCGCGCGAGTGCGCGATTGCACCGCGCGCAGCCAGCCGAGCACGCGCTCGTCGCGCGCGGCCACATGCGCACCGTAGCCGCCGGCGATAAACAGTACGTCGAAGCCGCTGCCGAAACGCGCGTCGATTCGGTCAGTCCAGATGCGCGCCGAAGAGGAACTGGCGACGCTGCCGCCGTCCATTGAAAGGAATTGCACTTCGTAAGGCTGTTCTTCGCCAGCGCGTGACGCGGTGAGTTCATTGGCGGTCTGGAACATCTCCACCACCGTGCCCGGCCCCAGAAGCCAGAAGCCGTCGAAAAGCAACACGCCGATTCGCCGCGTCGCATTACGCGCGCTCAGTGTCGGCGTATGCAGCCAGGTGATCCTCGCAGTATCAAGGTGCATGTGCGGCATGATATTTCCCCAGGCTGTCGTACATTGTGGACCCCGATCCCGTTAGCGGCCGATATGAACGGAATGATTATGACGAGGAAGATTTCGGACAACGCCACTTAACGGATTAAGCGTGATGTTAGCCGAACCCCTCGCTATAGTAAATTTGAAAAACAAATACTATCGAAAAACGGAATGTATGAAGAAAACAGTTATCGGGTGTTTGATATGAGGCACGCTGGTCGTATCGGATCCGCTGCCAATCGCTGCGGCACTGAACTTTGGCTCCAGCGCCGGAAGTGGCTACCAGACGACCTTTTCGGTCATCGTGGCGTATCGCTCACGCCCCTGTCAAGCAAGCTGTTTTGTGACTTACGTATGTCGCAGCCACATTCAAAAGTGTTTCAAACCTGAAATCCAAACCTCGCAGATAATGACCGTTCCATAGCACCTTCATTCGCAAATCGGGAATTTAACGGCCACCTCGATGCAACCGGTCGTTATTTATCCGTTCAACTTCGATTTAAGGTTTTTCAGCGCATTTCCCGAACGGCTAAAAATGTTTCTATATTGAAACATCGGGTCGGTTAAAAGTATGACTTAATCGATATTTGCAGCGCGCGGCGGTCGGAACTCTGGCGGACGCAGGGCCGGTGCGGTGCGCACGTTCCTTAAACAAAGTTTCATCCACGGATCGCACACTTTAAGGATTTCCTCGGCATGGCCGCGACATAATTCCTGCACCGTGATAGTTGCACAAGGAGCCTGGACATGTCGCGCCCCATGAGCATTGAAAGAGTCAACGAATATGGTCAGAACGCGGTTCGCATCGCCGTCGAAGGCGGCGTCGTACTGCTCGAGGTGGCCGATCTGGACGCGGTGATCGAACACCTCGGCGTCTTGCGCGCCGCCATGCGCCCGGAAGTGCCCACGGAGCCGTTGCGCACCCACCAGTATGTGATCGAGATCGACCCGTGCTGGCACACCGAAAAGCATCCGCTGCACGACGGCGCAGTGCTGTTCCTGCGTCATTCCGGTCTCGGCTGGGCCGGTTTCGCGCTGCCAGCCGAAAACCTCGCCAAATTGCATCACGCGCTCACGCGCCACCTGGAAGACTCGCTGGCAACCCACGGCATGCTCAACTGAAGCATCCGCGCGCGGGGGTTTGTTGCGCGTCGCGCAGCACTGCGTTTCAGATCACGCGCGCACCGCGCCATGCAGCCCCCCACTTCGGACGCAACCCGGCTGCCGTCACTTTCATTCAAGCCTCTTCCATAAGCGCGGCCTCGTCTGCGCGCTTTCTCCTTGCTTAGTTTTGCTGATCTTTATTTCCGGAACCGGAAGCAGTCCGCGCACGCAGTTCATGAACATTGCACGAAATTAAAAAAGACTTAATGCACCTAGCAGCGCGGATTTATCCACCATCGCCGATGATGCATCCATCGCCCCTCTCTACCGTTCCAACATGAACCAGCTACAAGCGATGCGTGTCTTCATTCGGGTAGTCGATCTCGCCAGCTTCAATCTCGCGGCGAGACAGTTAGGTATATCCGCGGCGGCGGTCACGCGCAGCGTCGGCACCCTGGAAGCGCATCTGAACATGCGTTTGCTGAACCGCACCACGCGCAGTCTTTCGCTGACGGACGTGGGGCGCGAATATCTCGACGGTTGCCGCGCGATCATCGAAAAGCTCGACGAAATGGAATCCAGTCTGCTTGAAACCACGCGCGACCCCCAAGGCACATTACGGATCGCCACGCCACTGACCTTCGCCACCACGGGGCTGGGCGCGCTACTGGCCGCTTACCGCGCGCTGCATCCACGCGTGGACTTCGACGTGACCACGTTCGATACGCACATCGATCTCGTGGAAGGCGGCTTCGACGTGTGCTTCTCCGACGACCGGCGCCTCGCCAATTCCAGCCTGGTCAGCCGCACACTCACCAGCGTCGACGAGCTCACCGTTGCCTCGCCCACCTATCTCGCACGCAACGGCACGCCTCGCGATCCCGCGGCGCTGAACCGGCACGGTCTGCTGACCGTGTCCGACGGTTCGTCGCGAGCCTGGGAGTTCGCGGATGCCGACGGCATCTATCGCGTCAGCACCGGCAGTGCGCTCACCGCCACCAGCAGCGCGATGGTGCGTGCGGCTGCGCTCAACCACATGGGCATCGCGTTGCTGCCCATGCCGATCATCGCGGACGATCTCGCGCGCGGCGCGTTGATTCCGGTGCTCGAACAGTTCGAGATCAACGGCGGCTCGCGCCACGTGTCGATTCTCTACTCCGGCCGTAATTACCTTTCGATGCGCGTGCGCACCTTCATCGACTTCGCGGTCGGCCAGTATCGCGCGCCGGACCGCCCGGTCGCCCTGCGCGCGGTCGCCTGAATCGGGTCCGCGCATCATGCCGAGAATATTGACGATTGAAGACGACGAATTGATCGCTCACGACATCGTTCGCACGCTCAGCGCGAGCGGCTTTTCCGTCGATGTGGCGCGCACGGGCCGGGAAGGCATGGCCAAAGCAATGGCAGGCGACTACGACGTCGTGACGCTCGATCGCATGCTGCCCGATCTCGACGGCTTGACGATCGTCGCGACCATGCGCGGCGTGGGCATGGAAACGCCCGTGCTGGTGATGAGCGCGATGTCCGATGTCGATCAGCGCATACAGGGCCTGCGAGCCGGCGGCGACGACTATCTGACCAAGCCATTCTCGCCCGAGGAAATGTTCGCGCGCGTCGAGGTGCTGTTGCGGCGGCGCCCACGTCATGCGAAAGCTGAAACCATGCTGCGCAACGGCGCGCTGGAGCTGGACCTGGTACGCCGCAAAGTCACCCACCGCCAGCGCGAACTCGATCTGCAACCCACTGAATTCCGTGTACTCGAATTCATGATGCGCCACACCGGCCAGGTGCTCACCCGCACGATGATTTTCG contains:
- a CDS encoding GNAT family N-acetyltransferase, which encodes MKRRATTQQSVRIDYVCHGVGRVELRRFDPARDSFVALTAMLHRAFTPLGAMGLNCTCVDQTVETTRLRATRGDCYVAVCDGRIVGTMTLYALDRESACELYRRDDIASLRQFAVEPVWQARGIGTLLIAFADHWAATRGYAELALDTPQPAAHLIAFYRGQGFRIVDFVRFDGKRYDSAILSKPPVATRTLANWSHRLSARAQIARAA
- a CDS encoding LysR substrate-binding domain-containing protein; this encodes MTRDLDSSLLRTFVTVAETGAVGVAAARLARTQAAVSMQLRRLEEELGQRLLDRSPRGVQLTEAGHLLLPYAHTILGAGADARRALGAGQVSGTVRLGMLEDIAVGRLPRALRRFSIAYPQVALEIVVDSSAALSNRLADGSLDVVVGDPALVDAAPLLTWTQPLFWVGARGFGRDARAPLPVVAFGDACLWQQQVLTALRRAGIAWRIVCTSTSLPAVQSAVEAGLGVSVLLDGNIRSESMRVLGHAEGLPDAPTADFGLFMREVSGAQAAAVQTLQTFLCEELHLGLREGEPQLASAAG
- a CDS encoding EamA family transporter — translated: MQDTTIQSPLNSSQNNVKPARAAAGAALLCVLSMSSVQFGAALSAPTMAAYGSLSTTWLRLCWAALVLALLVRPRFRSYSRSHWMAAGALGAAMAGMTLCFFTALQRIPLGLAVAIDFLGPLAVATFAVRRARALLWPALAIAGVILLSRDRAGWIGEPLGVLLACAAALGWGSYIVLMKKTGTLFAGLEGLSVSLIAAALVATPFGLAQSGLHVAGAQVAATAGLAILVPLLPYALEMVALRHMPAGSFGILMSVEPAIGALAGFVVLNQAMGVLQIAGSLLVVTASVGAVVASR
- the rfbC gene encoding dTDP-4-dehydrorhamnose 3,5-epimerase, which produces MGNKVIATALPEVKLIEPEVFCDEFGFCFESFSEDEFNCDVSQAFQFVQDRHSSAVHGVLRGLHYQVQRPQGRLMRVVVGEVFGVAVDVRLNSPNFGKWCGAHLSAANHRQIWVPPGFAHGFVVLSDVAECLWKTTEYWFPELERCILWRDPDIGIEWPIDFEPILGAKDAAGRRLYEAENIA
- a CDS encoding helix-turn-helix domain-containing protein; the encoded protein is MPHMHLDTARITWLHTPTLSARNATRRIGVLLFDGFWLLGPGTVVEMFQTANELTASRAGEEQPYEVQFLSMDGGSVASSSSARIWTDRIDARFGSGFDVLFIAGGYGAHVAARDERVLGWLRAVQSRTRAIETIGEGRLVLEAACPSDHDGPQVNRYLNSVTNDSALSASNDRHDCARSALMFIKRDLGAELARSVADRVMPGMAATWVPLPAEGGTLSVAEKIRAAARWMEANCDRPVSVADAAQVAAMSERNFLRRFKHEMQVTPSDYLLQIRLRIACNFLTETELPVDKIARRSGTGNGDRLAKIFRKRMALSPTEYRARSRVVTQA
- a CDS encoding LysR family transcriptional regulator; its protein translation is MNQLQAMRVFIRVVDLASFNLAARQLGISAAAVTRSVGTLEAHLNMRLLNRTTRSLSLTDVGREYLDGCRAIIEKLDEMESSLLETTRDPQGTLRIATPLTFATTGLGALLAAYRALHPRVDFDVTTFDTHIDLVEGGFDVCFSDDRRLANSSLVSRTLTSVDELTVASPTYLARNGTPRDPAALNRHGLLTVSDGSSRAWEFADADGIYRVSTGSALTATSSAMVRAAALNHMGIALLPMPIIADDLARGALIPVLEQFEINGGSRHVSILYSGRNYLSMRVRTFIDFAVGQYRAPDRPVALRAVA
- a CDS encoding response regulator transcription factor, translated to MPRILTIEDDELIAHDIVRTLSASGFSVDVARTGREGMAKAMAGDYDVVTLDRMLPDLDGLTIVATMRGVGMETPVLVMSAMSDVDQRIQGLRAGGDDYLTKPFSPEEMFARVEVLLRRRPRHAKAETMLRNGALELDLVRRKVTHRQRELDLQPTEFRVLEFMMRHTGQVLTRTMIFEAVWGCRFDPGTNLIDVHVGRLRKKVEMPGERPLIRTIRGSGYLFG